GGCAGAGTTGCTTCAGGTAATAGGTGATACTGAAGCGTTGCACGAGAGAAGGTAATACTGGAGTGAAGGTCTCCCATCCAAGAACGAGAATCGCAGGAACCACGGGATTCTTGAATAGCAAACTGAGCGCGAGAAACACCGATCCATATCCGATGCACGCCAGAACGGTGACACCGAGATACGCCAGCAGTTGTCCCATTCCGGGACCATTGAACACATAATATTGGCCCGCGTCTCCAAAGCGGAGATACATCATCGCGAAGGAAGCAAAGACTCCCAGCCCGAACAGCGTCACCGACGTGATCAGTCCTCCGACGAACTTGCCGAGCAGCAGTACCTCGCGCTTTACAGGTGCAAGGAAGTAATAGTGCAGGCTCTTCTCAATAATCTCGCCGCGGAATAGCCAGGTGAAGATCCCCAGGCACCCAAAAAAGATTCCGAGCCGTAGATAGAAGAACTGAAAGATGCCGGCAAGCACTTCTGTATCTTCCCGCATGGAGCCAGAGTGCCGGTCGATGATGGCGTGAAGCGTAATGATTACAACCGGAGCAAACGCCAGCAAGTAAATCCAAATCCCTCGACGGGACAAGAAATTCTTGCGCAGGTCCATGCGAAGAACTGCGGCGATTTGCCGCGTCCACAACTCCCAGGGCTGTTCGGCAAGAGTGGTGCGCAGTTCAGCCAAGCGTGTCATATCGTCTTGTTCTCCGAGCCGATCAGATACTGGTACACCGAATTCACATCGTCATCGGCAGGCGCTACCGTCTCGAGAGCGAGCTTGTCCTTCACTACCAACTGGTTCAGCAATAGATAGAAAGCATCTGCGTCCCGGGTGCGGACGAGCACTCCTTTGCCATCGTCGATTAGTTTGGCCTCTACGACGTGATCCTGGGCGAAGACCCGCGAGGCGAGGAGATTCGGATCGGAGCAGCGAATTAGAATTTGCATCGGATGCTCTTTCACCTCCGTTCGCACGGTGTGAATCTGACCTTCGGCCACAACGTACCCACTGCTCATCAAGATAACTTGATCGGACATCTTGTCCACTTCATGCAAGATGTGACTGGAGATGATTACGTGCAACCCTTCCTTGCCCAGCGCCTGGAACAGCTCCAGCGACTCGGCGCGCGCCATCGGGTCGAGCCCGTTCAGAGGTTCATCGAGCACGAGCACCGTGGGGTGGTGTGCAATGGCCTGCGCAAGCCGAATTCTCTGGCGCATGCCCTTGCTGTATCCCGCCACTTTTCTTAACGCAGGCTCAGTCATGCCCACGCGCTCCAGAGCTTCGTGCGTAAGGCGAACCGCCTCACGATCGTCGAGTCCATGAAGCCGCAGCGTGTTGTAGATGAACGAGAATCCTGTGGCCCCTTTCGGGAACGAATCGAACTGCGCACAATATCCAACCCGGCGAAACAACTCTTCCGGTCGAGTCGGAGAAATTCCAAGCACGCTGACACGGCCTTCCGTCGGGTGGATAAGCCCGGTCATCAGGTTCATCAACGTTGTCTTGCCCGAGCCATTCGGACCGACCAGACCGGTGACGCCGGTCGGGATCGACAGATTGACTCGATTTACGCCGAGGACCTCGCCATAGAACTTGGAGACGTTCTCGAGAATGATGCGATCACGTCCATCGCCGCTTGATTGCTGCGCGCGCGATGCGGGAACGATACTCGGGGTTCTGTCTTCCCTGTTCCCTGTCACCCGTACCCTGTCCCCTGTAGTAGCGCTCATCCTCGTACCACCTCTCGCGCCTTCAGCCGCCGATTCAGCAGGAATAACGATAGTGCGCACGTCCCGGCCACGGAGCACCATGCTGCCCACAGTGGAATTCCCAGCATATTGAGAGCCTGAGCCGTTGACACGGGCACCCGAAACAATCCGACCCATATCAGCTTGACGGCATAGAGGACATCAAGCATGTGTCCCCAATTCGTTCCCAAAGTGACATTAATAGCGGCCCCGAAACCGGGGCCCACGAAGAAGAAGGCAAGCATCAAAGCGCTCGCAGCAACGCGCCACTTGAGCCAGGCAGATGCGGCGAGCGCAACTAGACCAACGATGGCGATCCACATCCACGAGGCGAGCAGGATCGAGCCGAGCATCCAGAAATGTGACCAGATCCAGCCATTCCCTTCCATTCCAGCGTTCAGAAAGAAGAGAAGGAGCGTAGGAATCCAGGTGAGAACCGAAACCAGACTCGCGATCACCAGGAACTTTCCGAGAACGTATTCAGTGCGCGAGATCGGACGACCCAGAATCAACGGAAGTGCATTGTTCGCTAAATCTGCCGCGATCAGCTGCGGACCTTGCCATGTGATCAGCAGGAACGAAAACCAGGACTGTATCGCGAGGAAAGCGAGAAAGAAGTAATTATTGATTTGTCCCGTATCCGGTCCGGGACCACGCACTTGCAGCAAAGCACGCAAGGTGGCGCTGTGGGCGAAATAGATCATCGCAACGCCGATAAGAAATGGAACAAAGCTGAGGACAAAGGCTCCGGTAAACGGGCGCGAATCAAACAATCCGGAGAAACCGTAGCGCGTGAGCACCAAAAAGCGCCAGCGTTCTGAAGTAGTGCCGCCCTCATATGGCTTGTAGCTGCGCTTATAAACTGCCATTGCGTGCTCCCACTTCCTGCATCGCTTTGAGGAAGATATCTTCAAGCGAATCGCGACGATAGTTCATGCGCCGAATCTGCACGTCGCGTTGCGCGGCGATCTGATACAGTTCGCGAATCTCAATTGTCTCGGGCAAGACTACCTTCATT
This Terriglobales bacterium DNA region includes the following protein-coding sequences:
- a CDS encoding ABC transporter permease encodes the protein MTRLAELRTTLAEQPWELWTRQIAAVLRMDLRKNFLSRRGIWIYLLAFAPVVIITLHAIIDRHSGSMREDTEVLAGIFQFFYLRLGIFFGCLGIFTWLFRGEIIEKSLHYYFLAPVKREVLLLGKFVGGLITSVTLFGLGVFASFAMMYLRFGDAGQYYVFNGPGMGQLLAYLGVTVLACIGYGSVFLALSLLFKNPVVPAILVLGWETFTPVLPSLVQRFSITYYLKQLCPVSIPGEGLLALFTVVSEPVGTIAAVLGPIVLAALVLVLACKLVRKLEISYAAE
- a CDS encoding ABC transporter permease subunit, translating into MAVYKRSYKPYEGGTTSERWRFLVLTRYGFSGLFDSRPFTGAFVLSFVPFLIGVAMIYFAHSATLRALLQVRGPGPDTGQINNYFFLAFLAIQSWFSFLLITWQGPQLIAADLANNALPLILGRPISRTEYVLGKFLVIASLVSVLTWIPTLLLFFLNAGMEGNGWIWSHFWMLGSILLASWMWIAIVGLVALAASAWLKWRVAASALMLAFFFVGPGFGAAINVTLGTNWGHMLDVLYAVKLIWVGLFRVPVSTAQALNMLGIPLWAAWCSVAGTCALSLFLLNRRLKAREVVRG
- a CDS encoding ABC transporter ATP-binding protein, with product MSATTGDRVRVTGNREDRTPSIVPASRAQQSSGDGRDRIILENVSKFYGEVLGVNRVNLSIPTGVTGLVGPNGSGKTTLMNLMTGLIHPTEGRVSVLGISPTRPEELFRRVGYCAQFDSFPKGATGFSFIYNTLRLHGLDDREAVRLTHEALERVGMTEPALRKVAGYSKGMRQRIRLAQAIAHHPTVLVLDEPLNGLDPMARAESLELFQALGKEGLHVIISSHILHEVDKMSDQVILMSSGYVVAEGQIHTVRTEVKEHPMQILIRCSDPNLLASRVFAQDHVVEAKLIDDGKGVLVRTRDADAFYLLLNQLVVKDKLALETVAPADDDVNSVYQYLIGSENKTI